The Moraxella osloensis genome contains a region encoding:
- a CDS encoding CobW family GTP-binding protein, whose translation MIKPLIVNTACHLVMGFLGSGKTSFINACIAHFQHQEKWAILVNEAGQIGIDKKLLTANADHDLAIRQVSGGCICCTSQLPLQIALARLTSEYRPDRLWIEPTGLAHPRELIEQLSAPHWQTALSLKSAISIVNARHWQDARYRDNEGYQAHVRFCDVVVINRFHGLDDTQKTQLTAWVKGLNPKAKLIWQAGQTLSEDNLQQLQQALKQSSQVLAERSHYQQISLTSFAQSHAPSTTQADTTPSPTATNDDLPFRYHDIQNGYQIIGWRVSADWTIDMTVLMEWLLALPNWQRIKSVVHIKHTHDEQWQTMNFTPDSLDLIACEPQTDNRIEVIFLDNTIELDFNRLDTELMMMFGHIS comes from the coding sequence ATGATAAAACCGTTGATTGTAAATACAGCCTGTCACCTGGTGATGGGCTTTTTAGGTTCTGGAAAAACCAGTTTTATCAATGCCTGTATCGCGCATTTTCAGCACCAAGAAAAGTGGGCGATTTTGGTCAATGAGGCAGGTCAAATCGGTATTGATAAAAAGCTATTGACGGCTAATGCTGACCATGATTTAGCGATTCGCCAAGTATCTGGTGGCTGTATCTGCTGTACGTCGCAATTGCCGCTACAGATTGCGCTTGCTCGCCTGACTTCTGAGTATAGACCTGACCGATTATGGATTGAGCCGACAGGGCTTGCACACCCGCGCGAGCTGATTGAGCAGCTATCTGCACCGCATTGGCAAACTGCGCTGTCGCTAAAATCCGCCATCAGTATCGTCAATGCCCGTCATTGGCAAGATGCCCGTTATCGTGACAATGAAGGCTACCAAGCGCATGTGCGGTTTTGTGATGTGGTGGTGATTAATCGCTTTCATGGGTTGGATGACACCCAAAAAACCCAATTGACTGCATGGGTAAAGGGCTTAAACCCTAAAGCAAAATTGATTTGGCAAGCAGGACAAACGCTGAGCGAAGACAATCTGCAGCAATTACAACAAGCGCTCAAGCAATCAAGCCAAGTGCTTGCCGAGCGTAGCCATTACCAACAAATTAGCTTAACGAGCTTTGCTCAGTCCCACGCTCCCTCCACCACCCAAGCCGACACGACCCCATCGCCAACAGCTACCAACGATGACTTGCCCTTTCGCTATCATGATATACAAAACGGCTATCAAATTATCGGCTGGCGGGTGTCAGCCGACTGGACAATTGATATGACTGTGCTGATGGAATGGCTGTTGGCACTGCCCAATTGGCAACGTATCAAATCGGTGGTTCATATCAAACATACGCATGATGAGCAATGGCAAACCATGAATTTTACCCCTGATTCGCTCGATTTGATTGCCTGTGAGCCACAAACCGATAACCGTATTGAAGTGATTTTTTTGGATAACACTATCGAATTGGATTTTAATAGGCTCGATACTGAGCTGATGATGATGTTTGGGCATATCAGTTAA
- a CDS encoding NRDE family protein produces MCIVALAWQLFEDKPLVLLSNRDEFLQRPTCALHEWQLPNGQKIIAGQDAQAGGTWLGIDPAHGRWGVILNYREIIKDKPVFATSRGQLIVDYLSGEWPPLDFARQIDLPCYDGFNLVIGDRQQAVLLNNKGHGIEVLAKGLYVLSNGQPNTAWFKTEKLRRRVRQELLPLLAGHEDWQTANWKNVAFEILQDSERASITQLPDTGLGIETELALSSIFIPARRLDKLLGSRYGTRVSSLLTITHTGFDMQEKNLENDTIIRITPDVNVI; encoded by the coding sequence ATGTGCATTGTGGCGTTGGCTTGGCAGCTGTTTGAGGATAAACCCTTGGTATTATTATCCAATCGGGATGAATTTTTGCAGCGTCCTACATGCGCACTGCATGAATGGCAGTTGCCGAATGGACAAAAAATCATCGCGGGGCAAGATGCGCAAGCAGGGGGCACTTGGTTGGGTATCGATCCTGCGCATGGGCGCTGGGGGGTGATTTTAAACTACCGAGAGATTATCAAAGATAAACCTGTCTTTGCGACGTCCCGTGGTCAGTTAATCGTTGATTATTTAAGTGGTGAGTGGCCGCCGCTAGATTTCGCAAGACAAATTGATTTGCCCTGCTACGATGGGTTTAATCTAGTCATCGGCGATCGGCAGCAAGCGGTGCTGCTCAATAATAAAGGGCATGGCATCGAGGTATTGGCAAAAGGCTTATACGTGTTATCCAATGGTCAACCAAATACGGCATGGTTTAAGACGGAAAAACTGCGCAGGCGAGTACGACAAGAATTATTGCCGCTGCTTGCTGGGCATGAGGATTGGCAAACAGCCAATTGGAAAAACGTGGCATTTGAAATACTGCAAGACAGTGAACGAGCGTCTATCACCCAGCTACCTGATACAGGCTTAGGTATCGAGACAGAATTGGCATTGTCTTCCATCTTTATTCCTGCCCGTCGCCTCGACAAGCTGCTAGGAAGTCGCTATGGGACGCGCGTGAGTAGCTTGCTCACCATCACGCATACAGGGTTTGATATGCAAGAAAAGAATCTTGAAAATGACACTATCATCCGTATCACGCCCGATGTTAACGTCATATAA
- a CDS encoding glycosyltransferase — MTPISIVIITLNEAERIGNILRDLAQQSYQNFEVIVVDSNSEDDTCQIAASFRDQLPAINVHKMPKRGVSLGRNTGANLAKNERILFLDADVRLDADFLQQASQLLDKKSLKVAGVYMNADHLKPWFTVGYQLFNIGIFASQFLSPTAVGACIFSSKSVHEQLGGFDESITLCEDCDYVNRAKKITRYQMLPLTFRFDPRRLQQDGYFNTGWKYLHANLYRFFVGEIRDNKIRYQFGHYHTQKK; from the coding sequence ATGACGCCAATTAGCATCGTGATTATTACCCTAAACGAAGCCGAACGTATCGGCAATATTTTGCGTGACTTAGCCCAGCAAAGCTACCAAAATTTTGAAGTCATCGTGGTGGATTCCAACAGCGAAGATGACACCTGTCAAATTGCAGCAAGTTTTCGCGATCAGTTGCCCGCGATAAACGTACATAAAATGCCAAAGCGTGGCGTCAGCTTGGGTCGTAATACAGGGGCAAACCTAGCCAAAAATGAACGAATACTGTTCCTAGATGCCGATGTGCGGCTGGATGCAGACTTTTTGCAACAAGCCAGTCAATTATTGGATAAAAAATCCTTGAAAGTAGCCGGCGTGTATATGAATGCTGACCACCTAAAACCTTGGTTTACAGTGGGTTATCAGCTGTTTAATATAGGTATTTTTGCTAGCCAATTTTTATCGCCAACGGCGGTCGGCGCGTGTATTTTTTCCAGTAAATCTGTGCATGAGCAATTGGGTGGGTTTGATGAGTCTATCACCCTGTGTGAAGATTGTGACTATGTCAATCGCGCCAAAAAAATCACCCGCTATCAGATGCTACCGCTCACCTTTCGCTTTGACCCACGCCGCTTGCAGCAAGATGGCTATTTTAATACGGGGTGGAAATACCTGCATGCCAATTTATATCGTTTCTTTGTTGGCGAAATCCGTGATAACAAAATCCGTTACCAGTTTGGACATTATCATACCCAAAAAAAATAG
- a CDS encoding enoyl-CoA hydratase/isomerase family protein: MTATQTQQPTFQKVTYDVADSVATITLNDPASLNALNSVMKSELYQALDYAQYDTAAKVIVITGAGKGFSSGGDIREMLSGADNRENLLKMSHSLTIGIADITRRIRKISKPIIARINGACAGAGMNIALACDFRVASDNAKFLQAFVNIGLVPDGGGIYLLSQLIGAAKTTELVMLGEQITAQKAEELGLVTALVSQDALDAAVKKLTDRLTSLPTLALAAMKQSINQVAFAGLDIALDQEVIYQMQMATSEDFKEGITAFMQKRPAEFKGR, translated from the coding sequence ATGACGGCAACCCAAACACAACAACCCACCTTTCAAAAAGTCACGTATGATGTTGCAGATAGTGTTGCGACGATTACCCTCAATGATCCAGCGTCACTCAATGCGCTCAATAGCGTAATGAAATCTGAGCTTTATCAAGCCCTTGATTACGCACAATACGACACAGCCGCCAAAGTGATTGTCATCACAGGCGCGGGTAAGGGATTTTCTAGCGGTGGTGATATTCGCGAGATGCTATCCGGCGCAGATAACCGCGAAAACCTACTGAAAATGTCGCATAGTCTGACCATTGGGATTGCGGACATTACGCGCCGTATCCGCAAAATCAGCAAGCCGATTATCGCGCGTATCAATGGCGCGTGTGCAGGCGCTGGCATGAATATCGCGTTAGCGTGTGATTTTCGCGTCGCCAGTGACAATGCTAAATTTTTACAAGCCTTTGTCAATATCGGGCTAGTGCCTGATGGGGGTGGTATTTATCTGTTATCTCAGTTGATTGGTGCCGCCAAAACCACTGAGCTTGTGATGTTGGGTGAGCAAATCACCGCGCAAAAGGCAGAAGAGTTGGGACTGGTGACTGCGCTGGTGAGCCAAGATGCGCTTGATGCGGCAGTGAAAAAACTGACCGACCGCCTCACGAGCTTGCCAACCCTAGCACTGGCGGCAATGAAGCAATCGATTAATCAAGTGGCATTTGCAGGACTAGATATCGCGCTAGACCAAGAGGTAATTTACCAAATGCAAATGGCGACCAGTGAAGACTTTAAAGAAGGGATTACCGCCTTTATGCAAAAGCGTCCTGCTGAGTTTAAAGGGCGATAA